A region from the Acanthopagrus latus isolate v.2019 chromosome 8, fAcaLat1.1, whole genome shotgun sequence genome encodes:
- the LOC119024187 gene encoding piggyBac transposable element-derived protein 3-like, whose protein sequence is MSARMFYAKKQNTVVPTHPAISDDDEEDDDDVADPDFVPPTHNQDIPCSDTDPSARRKWIQPVVEVLQENDSEDSEYSEDDNDDDDDDDDDNVQPAVQAQRPRPGKSAPRPTTWHKVDLNNTALPEYQHAAPDYIDMPFQYFIRYFDAQIISHITYQTNLYAAQKDINTTFSTNENEIMTFLAILIYMGVVQLPSVEDYWAMETRVPQVADLMSSKRFRLLKRVIHFNDNTQIPGTSDRFFKVRPLFSYLNNAFRREPQTPKQSVDEVMVAYKGKTAGNLRQYIKSKPDKWGFKLFARASEDGFIHDMVLYQGKTTLEAHDVPQTPEQKVLGATSQIVAVLASTMSSPTTTAIFADNFFTSMELVRYLRDQNCRYTGTARDNRIKNPPLKSIKEMEKKAVPRGTYDYATSDDGILAVRWKDNRTVTLLSTDMGVEPMSSVIRYCSETKMKEPVSCPAVIKSYNANMGGIDKSDMLVHLYRTPMKSKRWYLRLFAYAVDVSITNAWVVYRRDSMALGVKDQSLKDFRIQVFRGASGQTSAKSSSRRSSSSSVESLSMYVAVPEPVRGHRSHTPNEAVRFDLSLFHAPVHDKRQTCKYCSRKGNIVRSNVVCRVCKVHLCMNSERNCFIRYHE, encoded by the coding sequence ATGTCTGCCCGCATGTTTTATGCCAAGAAGCAGAATACTGTTGTGCCCACCCACCCTGccatcagtgatgatgatgaggaggatgatgatgatgtggcagACCCTGATTTTGTCCCACCCACCCACAACCAGGACATTCCATGTAGTGATACTGACCCCTCTGCCAGGAGGAAATGGATCCAGCCTGTGGTGGAAGTGCTCCAAGAAAatgacagtgaggacagtgagTACAGTGAGGATGacaacgatgatgatgatgacgatgatgatgataatgtgcaGCCAGCAGTACAAGCCCAGAGGCCAAGGCCTGGCAAGTCGGCACCCAGGCCAACCACTTGGCATAAAGTTGACCTGAACAACACAGCCCTTCCTGAATACCAGCACGCTGCCCCAGACTACATTGACATGCCTTTTCAGTACTTTATTAGGTACTTTGATGCCCAAATAATCAGTCACATAACATATCAGACAAACTTGTATGCTGCTCAAAAGGACATCAACACCACTTTCTCCACCAATGAGAATGAAATAATGACCTTTCTGGCCATCCTCATCTATATGGGTGTTGTTCAGCTCCCCTCTGTTGAAGATTACTGGGCCATGGAAACCAGGGTCCCTCAAGTTGCCGACCTGATGTCATCAAAGAGGTTCAGGCTGCTGAAAAGGGTTATCCACTTCAATGACAACACTCAGATCCCTGGCACCAGCGACCGTTTCTTCAAAGTCCGGCCCCTGTTCAGCTATCTCAATAATGCCTTCAGGCGTGAGCCACAGACCCCCAAACAGTCTGTAGATGAGGTTATGGTTGCCTACAAAGGGAAGACAGCTGGCAACCTAAGGCAATATATCAAAAGCAAGCCAGACAAGTGGGGTTTTAAGTTGTTCGCGAGGGCTTCTGAGGACGGCTTCATCCATGACATGGTGCTCTACCAGGGCAAAACTACCCTGGAGGCCCATGATGTACCCCAGACGCCTGAACAAAAAGTGCTGGGTGCCACCAGTCAGATTGTTGCTGTCCTGGCAAGTACCATgtcctcccccaccaccacagccaTCTTTGCTGACAACTTTTTTACCAGCATGGAGCTAGTGCGGTACCTCAGAGATCAGAATTGCAGGTACACAGGGACAGCAAGGgacaatagaataaaaaatcCTCCACTCAAGTCCATcaaggagatggagaagaaggcTGTACCCCGTGGCACTTATGACTATGCTACCAGTGATGATGGGATACTGGCCGTCAGATGGAAGGACAACAGAACGGTCACTCTGCTGTCAACAGACATGGGGGTGGAGCCGATGTCCTCAGTCATTAGGTACTGCAGTGAGACCAAGATGAAGGAGCCTGTGAGCTGTCCAGCCGTCATCAAGAGCTATAACGCCAACATGGGGGGCATTGATAAAAGTGACATGTTGGTACACCTCTACCGCACCCCCATGAAGTCCAAGAGGTGGTACTTGCGTCTGTTCGCATATGCCGTGGATGTCAGTATCACAAATGCCTGGGTTGTGTACAGACGGGATAGTATGGCCCTTGGAGTGAAAGACCAGTCTCTGAAAGATTTCAGAATCCAGGTGTTCAGGGGTGCCAGCGGCCAGACATCTGCCAAATCAAGCTCCAGAAGAAGCTCATCCTCATCTGTTGAAAGCCTGAGCATGTATGTCGCTGTACCTGAGCCTGTGCGGGGACACCGCAGCCACACACCAAATGAGGCTGTGCGCTTTGACCTGTCCCTCTTCCATGCCCCTGTACATGACAAACGCCAGACCTGCAAGTACTGCAGCCGGAAAGGCAACATTGTGAGGTCAAATGTGGTATGCAGGGTCTGCAAGGTCCACCTTTGCATGAACAGTGAGCGCAACTGCTTCATTAGATACCATGAATAA